From one Eucalyptus grandis isolate ANBG69807.140 chromosome 9, ASM1654582v1, whole genome shotgun sequence genomic stretch:
- the LOC104419701 gene encoding LOW QUALITY PROTEIN: dehydrin Rab18 (The sequence of the model RefSeq protein was modified relative to this genomic sequence to represent the inferred CDS: deleted 1 base in 1 codon), with translation MAGYGGQYGDSDRRRSGDEFGNTIRPTDGFGDQVQQTGYGTGGYGAGTGGHGAGTGGYGAGTGGHGAGTGGYGAGTGGYGAGTDSYGSGTGGVAGATGGLGYGGDQQQQMRGERRGGGGGGGMLQRSGSSGSSSSEDDGQGGRRKKGIKDKIKEKIPGMGGDDEQQQQQQGVVPYSTAGSGGGYGAEMGQQQEKKGMMDKIMDKLPGHH, from the exons ATGGCAGGATACGGCGGGCAGTATGGTGACTCTGACAGGCGTCGCTCTGGCGACGAGTTCGGCAACACGATCCGCCCGACGGACGGGTTCGGAGACCAGGTCCAGCAGACTGGATATGGAACTGGCGGTTACGGTGCTGGAACTGGTGGTCATGGCGCTGGAACTGGTGGTTACGGTGCCGGAACTGGTGGTCATGGCGCTGGAACTGGTGGTTACGGTGCCGGAACTGGTGGTTATGGCGCTGGAACTGACAGCTACGGCTCCGGAACCGGCGGTGTAGCTGGAGCGACTGGTGGCCTCGGTTATGGCGGAGACCAGCAGCAGCAGATGAGAGGCGAACGTCGtggaggtggtggcggtggcggaaTGCTCCAGCGATCCGGAAGCTCCGGTTCTAGCTCC TCGGAGGATGATGGCCAAGgcgggaggaggaagaaggggatcAAGGACAAGATAAAGGAGAAGATTCCAGGGATGGGCGGGGACGatgagcagcagcagcagcagcaggggGTCGTA CCATATTCCACCGCCGGGAGCGGAGGAGGCTATGGGGCGGAGATGGGGCAGCAGCAGGAGAAGAAGGGGATGATGGACAAGATCATGGATAAGCTGCCCGGACATCATTAG
- the LOC104419702 gene encoding bZIP transcription factor 11 codes for MASSSTGASSGSSSLALQNSASGSEGCAQEQNQIMDQRKRKRMISNRESARRSRMRKQKHLGDLMAQVEQLRGQNAQIAHGLNVTTELYLNIEAENSILSAQAAELSNRLQSLNEIISYMSSASLLFESDEQVPVLGGDDGFMNSWNASAAWMNPPAMAPADILMY; via the coding sequence ATGGCTTCTTCCAGTACGGGAGCATCTTCGGGTTCGTCCTCCTTGGCACTCCAGAACTCGGCCTCCGGCTCCGAGGGGTGTGCGCAGGAGCAGAACCAGATCATGGACCAGCGGAAGCGGAAGCGGATGATCTCGAACCGCGAGTCCGCCCGCCGCTCGCGGATGAGGAAGCAGAAGCACCTGGGCGACCTGATGGCCCAGGTGGAGCAGCTCAGGGGCCAGAACGCCCAGATCGCGCACGGCCTCAACGTGACGACCGAGCTCTACCTGAACATCGAAGCCGAAAACTCCATCCTCAGCGCCCAGGCGGCGGAGCTGAGCAACAGATTGCAGTCGCTCAACGAGATCATCAGTTATATGAGTTCCGCGAGCCTGCTCTTCGAGAGCGACGAGCAAGTGCCGGTGCTCGGCGGGGACGATGGATTCATGAACTCGTGGAACGCCTCGGCGGCGTGGATGAACCCGCCCGCCATGGCTCCGGCCGATATCTTGATGTACTGA